A DNA window from Bacteroides cellulosilyticus contains the following coding sequences:
- a CDS encoding leucine-rich repeat domain-containing protein: protein MSKFRLLVTVLLVALCTGFYSCGEDDDNNNTSNEGGNSSITGTTAKVDLKKAGSLSTLISDDVKFNITDLTITGDINGDDIILIREMAGADMNGDETKGRLSVLNLKDANIVAGGNPYYVKSTTEACYSKKNIVGSYMFANCKLSNVTLPSNATEIGSYIFNKKDIEGNPTDNTILTSIIIGDKVTIIGYSAFSGCTSLTEVIIPASVVQISDGAFSGYTTKEFIVSEDNHYYSSLDGVLFNKDKSQLLIYPIAKPNSSYVIPNSVTSIKKYTFSSCKLTSITIGDKITDITDIGFNEYIAEYKVSEGNNNYSSLEGVLFNKDRTKLVAYPKAKTNSSYTIPSSVNEIGNEVFSGCSNLTTLNLNNVTRIGRYITSYIRSFTVPDSNTAYSAIDGVLFNKDQTSLIVYPMALMKDYEPNGKGSSYTIPDGVETIASYAFFPLGEFIHIDDITHFQYYLLENLTIPASVNHINNGEALLGVLNIHCKGEIPPNIYISNFSQNPFTNRNVYVPMSAVNAYKQAIGWKDNNIIGE, encoded by the coding sequence ATGAGTAAATTTAGATTATTGGTAACTGTATTATTAGTTGCATTGTGTACAGGATTCTATTCTTGTGGTGAGGATGATGACAACAATAATACAAGTAATGAAGGTGGGAATAGTTCTATCACAGGAACTACAGCGAAAGTCGATTTGAAGAAAGCTGGTTCACTATCAACTTTAATTTCTGACGATGTTAAGTTTAATATTACAGACCTAACTATTACTGGAGATATTAATGGTGATGATATTATATTAATTCGTGAAATGGCAGGTGCAGACATGAATGGAGATGAAACGAAAGGACGCCTATCTGTATTAAACCTCAAAGACGCTAATATAGTTGCAGGTGGAAATCCATACTACGTTAAATCAACAACAGAAGCGTGCTACTCTAAGAAAAATATTGTAGGTTCGTATATGTTTGCTAATTGCAAATTGTCAAATGTAACACTTCCTAGTAATGCGACAGAAATTGGAAGCTACATATTTAATAAAAAAGATATAGAAGGTAATCCAACAGACAATACTATTTTGACATCTATTATAATTGGAGATAAAGTTACTATTATTGGCTATAGCGCATTTAGTGGGTGTACAAGCCTAACAGAAGTTATTATTCCCGCCAGTGTGGTTCAAATAAGTGATGGAGCTTTTAGTGGATATACAACGAAGGAATTTATAGTATCAGAAGATAATCACTATTATTCGTCTTTAGATGGAGTACTCTTTAATAAAGATAAATCCCAATTACTTATATACCCTATAGCTAAACCTAATTCAAGCTATGTCATACCAAATAGTGTTACATCTATTAAAAAATATACTTTTAGTAGTTGCAAATTAACCTCTATCACTATTGGCGATAAGATAACCGACATAACTGATATAGGATTCAATGAGTACATAGCAGAATACAAAGTGTCAGAAGGTAATAACAATTATTCTTCTTTAGAAGGAGTACTATTCAATAAGGATAGAACTAAACTTGTAGCGTATCCCAAAGCTAAAACAAATTCAAGTTATACAATACCTAGTAGCGTTAATGAAATTGGAAACGAGGTATTTAGTGGCTGCTCCAATTTAACCACACTAAATTTAAACAATGTTACTAGAATTGGAAGATATATAACTAGCTATATTAGAAGTTTTACTGTACCAGATAGTAATACTGCATACTCTGCGATAGATGGCGTTCTATTCAATAAAGACCAAACATCATTAATAGTATATCCAATGGCGTTAATGAAAGATTACGAACCCAATGGAAAAGGTAGTAGTTATACTATACCTGATGGAGTAGAAACTATAGCCTCCTATGCTTTTTTCCCTTTGGGAGAGTTTATTCATATTGATGATATTACTCATTTCCAATATTACCTATTAGAAAACCTTACAATTCCGGCCAGTGTAAATCACATTAATAATGGCGAAGCTCTTTTGGGAGTATTAAACATTCACTGTAAAGGTGAAATTCCACCTAACATATATATTAGTAACTTTTCGCAAAATCCATTTACTAACAGAAATGTATATGTTCCTATGAGTGCGGTAAACGCATATAAGCAAGCTATTGGATGGAAGGATAATAACATTATAGGTGAATAA
- a CDS encoding LruC domain-containing protein translates to MWKKLLGTTLIAAFALSSCTDKDVYQGPKEDEKEFNTFPFSTVQKDVNLNVNYVNGAVQSNVYFEVYDEMPVAESEYGTYTKRQDVNYLFAAYTKEDGTYQGKLELPSYLTKVYIYSPAFFAQTLMEANVVDGSIEATDNTSTDTRTITTTQYPYDSYLVSNKYGNEVWKTWLGTYNLYKNGDINYKYKGKLAATKEDGLYTAHTRIINTHITCPQEYRGYSDMYVNKDAEVVVTFLGQNTCWTCSLGYYYYKDGEQPKDLNDAHVIMLFPNTQDGSWSNNPNLAEQSAGIDPLTAVQLMYYPNIATGSKEGATTAFPAGYRIGFVLATNGWSNHVGGFKGYKKYRAATSSGLSLNDKGVNFEEPRTAVYRYGDWILTSFEDYMTDENFSDVVITLKSNPVDAITDIPVTNPDEDKTSIDFLKGTYAFEDLWPSQGDYDMNDVVVRYNYGSTFDEKNLIYSESFTFKTFQNIASNQNGLAFRLKTEGNIESTSYSIRQQGEKEFTETTFEYEPQDNVYLLTTNVKENMGAEYKVTVNYSKPISKQSEAQAFIFKNDADGLRWEVHVPQEIPTSKINTKYFGQGDDASKPNQSIYYVRKGNYPFAFFLSRATESDLSKLLDGANEKKAINLLYSGYDGWVSSNGEKNKDWYKK, encoded by the coding sequence ATGTGGAAAAAATTATTAGGAACTACTCTAATTGCTGCATTTGCATTAAGCAGCTGCACGGACAAAGATGTTTATCAAGGCCCTAAGGAAGATGAAAAAGAATTCAACACCTTCCCCTTCTCTACTGTACAAAAGGACGTAAACTTAAATGTGAATTACGTAAATGGTGCTGTACAATCAAATGTTTATTTTGAAGTATATGATGAAATGCCTGTCGCCGAAAGCGAATATGGTACTTATACCAAACGTCAGGATGTAAATTACCTGTTTGCTGCCTATACCAAAGAAGACGGTACTTACCAAGGTAAACTGGAATTGCCTTCATACCTGACAAAGGTATATATCTATTCTCCTGCTTTCTTTGCACAAACTCTGATGGAGGCAAATGTTGTGGATGGAAGTATCGAAGCAACAGATAACACCAGTACTGATACTCGTACAATTACTACCACCCAGTATCCATACGACAGCTATCTGGTAAGTAATAAATACGGAAATGAGGTATGGAAAACCTGGTTAGGTACATACAATCTGTATAAAAACGGGGATATTAATTATAAGTACAAGGGAAAATTGGCAGCAACTAAAGAGGATGGTTTATATACTGCGCACACTCGTATTATAAACACTCATATAACTTGCCCACAAGAATATCGCGGTTATTCGGATATGTACGTCAACAAGGATGCTGAAGTAGTAGTTACATTTCTGGGACAAAATACTTGTTGGACCTGTTCATTGGGATATTATTATTATAAAGACGGGGAACAACCAAAAGACTTAAATGACGCCCATGTTATCATGTTGTTTCCTAATACCCAAGATGGCAGCTGGTCTAATAACCCCAATCTGGCAGAGCAAAGTGCCGGTATTGATCCGCTGACTGCAGTACAGCTGATGTATTATCCTAACATTGCAACCGGAAGTAAAGAAGGAGCAACAACAGCCTTCCCCGCAGGTTACAGAATAGGTTTTGTTCTGGCAACCAATGGTTGGAGCAATCATGTTGGCGGCTTTAAGGGATACAAAAAATATCGCGCCGCCACCTCAAGTGGTTTGAGTTTAAACGACAAAGGTGTGAACTTTGAAGAACCGCGTACTGCTGTTTATAGATATGGTGACTGGATATTGACTTCTTTTGAAGATTATATGACTGACGAGAATTTCAGCGATGTGGTCATTACTTTAAAATCTAATCCGGTAGATGCCATCACCGATATTCCTGTAACTAATCCTGATGAGGATAAGACAAGTATTGATTTCCTGAAAGGTACATACGCATTCGAAGACCTTTGGCCCAGTCAGGGAGATTATGATATGAATGATGTAGTTGTAAGATATAATTATGGCAGCACTTTCGATGAAAAGAATCTGATATATTCCGAATCATTTACTTTCAAGACTTTCCAAAATATAGCCAGTAATCAGAACGGTTTAGCATTCCGTCTCAAAACGGAAGGAAATATAGAATCTACCTCCTACTCTATTCGCCAACAAGGTGAAAAGGAATTTACAGAAACCACATTTGAATACGAGCCTCAGGATAATGTATACCTTTTGACCACCAATGTGAAAGAAAATATGGGAGCAGAATACAAGGTTACCGTTAATTACAGTAAACCCATTTCTAAGCAATCTGAAGCCCAAGCTTTTATTTTCAAAAATGATGCGGACGGTTTGCGATGGGAAGTGCATGTTCCTCAGGAAATACCGACATCCAAAATAAACACGAAGTATTTTGGTCAGGGAGACGATGCATCTAAGCCCAATCAGAGTATATACTATGTACGTAAAGGTAATTACCCATTTGCATTTTTCCTGAGCCGGGCAACAGAAAGCGATTTAAGCAAATTGCTGGACGGTGCTAATGAAAAAAAAGCTATCAATCTGTTATATAGTGGATATGACGGCTGGGTAAGCAGTAATGGCGAAAAGAACAAAGACTGGTATAAGAAATAA
- the creD gene encoding cell envelope integrity protein CreD has translation MDNLNDNLNEDFNGDLAENLNETRKQASGCLRRFSKSIKVVVIAFLILLLLIPMFMIEDMISERGRTQTDAIAEVGQKWSLAQTITGPYINLKYPITQEDNGTKKVTMGNVTLLPDELSIDGQLSTEILQRGIYKVNVYQSELVIKGFFSSEELRKSNVDMDALQYQRAAICLNLTDMRGLSEQVSITLNDSVYMFEPGMDGRGIESMGVHAIVDLSALKDDRKLPYEMKIKLKGSQSIYFTPLGKTTKVALKANWNTPSFDGNYLPEKREITEKDFSAQWQVLNLNRNYPQVFINYQNASIKDIQNSNFGVNLKMPVEQYQQSMRSTKYAILIILLTFTVIFFTEIMEKTRIHALQYLLVGLALCLFYSLLLSMSEHIGFSMAYLVASVLTIVLVGGYMLGIIKRKKPAFIMAGLLSVLYIYVFILIQLETFALLAGSLGLFVILAMVMYFSKKIDWFNE, from the coding sequence ATGGACAATTTGAATGACAATTTGAACGAAGATTTCAATGGAGATCTTGCAGAGAATCTGAATGAAACGAGAAAACAGGCAAGTGGCTGTCTGCGTCGTTTCTCTAAATCTATCAAGGTAGTGGTCATTGCTTTCCTTATTCTGTTGCTACTAATTCCGATGTTTATGATCGAAGACATGATCTCGGAACGCGGGCGGACACAGACGGATGCTATTGCCGAAGTCGGTCAGAAGTGGAGTCTGGCGCAGACAATTACAGGACCTTACATCAATCTGAAGTATCCTATCACACAGGAAGATAATGGTACGAAGAAGGTGACTATGGGAAATGTTACATTGCTTCCTGACGAATTGTCAATAGACGGACAGTTGAGTACGGAGATTCTTCAGCGAGGAATTTATAAGGTGAATGTATATCAGTCGGAGTTGGTAATCAAGGGATTTTTTAGTTCGGAAGAACTTCGCAAGAGTAATGTGGACATGGATGCACTTCAATATCAAAGAGCGGCAATATGCTTGAACCTGACTGATATGCGTGGTCTCAGCGAACAGGTTAGCATAACTTTGAACGATTCCGTTTATATGTTTGAGCCGGGAATGGATGGACGCGGCATTGAAAGCATGGGTGTTCATGCCATTGTCGACCTTTCCGCTCTGAAAGACGACCGGAAGTTACCCTATGAAATGAAGATAAAGCTGAAAGGATCTCAATCCATTTATTTTACTCCCTTGGGTAAAACTACGAAAGTTGCCCTGAAAGCAAACTGGAATACTCCAAGTTTTGATGGTAATTACCTGCCGGAGAAGCGGGAGATTACTGAGAAAGACTTCTCTGCGCAATGGCAAGTGCTGAACTTGAACAGAAATTATCCGCAAGTGTTTATAAATTATCAGAATGCCAGTATCAAAGATATTCAGAACTCTAACTTCGGAGTTAATCTGAAAATGCCGGTAGAACAGTACCAGCAGTCCATGCGTTCCACTAAATATGCTATCCTGATTATTCTGTTGACCTTTACAGTGATATTCTTTACGGAAATAATGGAGAAAACCCGTATTCATGCTTTGCAATATCTGTTAGTTGGTTTGGCGCTTTGTCTGTTCTATAGTTTGTTGTTATCCATGTCCGAGCATATCGGTTTCAGCATGGCATATCTGGTGGCATCAGTGCTTACGATTGTGCTGGTAGGAGGCTATATGCTGGGGATTATTAAAAGAAAGAAACCGGCGTTTATTATGGCAGGTCTGCTCAGTGTGCTCTATATTTATGTTTTCATTCTTATACAGTTGGAGACTTTTGCACTGCTTGCCGGTAGTCTCGGATTGTTTGTGATATTGGCTATGGTGATGTATTTCTCTAAAAAAATTGATTGGTTCAATGAATAA
- a CDS encoding winged helix-turn-helix domain-containing protein gives MIEAFQNINKAFESKVRLGIMAVLMVNEDADFNTLKELLSLTDGNLASHTRALEELGYIVCQKSFVGRKPKTSFQATSEGKKAFKTHIEALENFLKST, from the coding sequence ATGATAGAAGCATTTCAAAATATAAATAAGGCATTTGAAAGTAAAGTCCGTTTGGGTATTATGGCAGTTCTCATGGTAAATGAAGATGCCGATTTCAATACTCTTAAGGAATTACTTTCACTGACGGACGGTAACCTGGCAAGTCATACAAGGGCTTTGGAGGAACTGGGTTATATCGTTTGTCAGAAGAGCTTTGTGGGGAGGAAACCGAAAACATCTTTCCAGGCTACTTCCGAAGGAAAGAAAGCTTTCAAAACTCACATAGAAGCATTGGAGAATTTTCTGAAATCAACATAG
- a CDS encoding DUF3795 domain-containing protein, whose product MMKQLIACCGLDCESCNARIATVRDDNELREKTAQLWSKLNNIPEITADTINCMGCRVDGVKTMYCSDMCAIRKCVNEKGFNTCGDCKELDNCQIVGPIFQHTPSAKENLL is encoded by the coding sequence ATGATGAAACAATTAATTGCTTGTTGCGGATTAGATTGCGAAAGTTGCAATGCCCGCATAGCTACTGTCAGAGATGACAATGAGTTAAGAGAAAAAACAGCCCAACTGTGGAGTAAGCTGAACAATATACCGGAGATTACGGCAGATACCATTAATTGTATGGGCTGTCGTGTGGATGGAGTGAAAACGATGTATTGCAGCGATATGTGCGCAATCCGCAAATGCGTAAACGAAAAAGGATTTAACACTTGTGGTGACTGTAAAGAATTGGATAACTGCCAGATAGTGGGTCCTATTTTTCAGCATACTCCCAGTGCTAAAGAAAATCTTCTATAA
- a CDS encoding sugar kinase, whose product MYKKQIATDKKVITFGEVMLRLTAPDFLRFSQTNQMIATYGGSEANVAVSLANFGIPTEFVTRLPDNAVARACIASLRANGLGTEGIVFGGKRMGLYFLESGAAFRNSNVVYDREGSSFATLRPGMIDWEKIFSDAGWFHWSGIAAALSQDGADACREALEIADRMGLTISCDLNFRKKLWNYGSSAAEVMQPLVQYSDVIFGAEPEYKEILGIQPVGFKAVDTEDTTFEASLPAFEDFGRRVVELVPRCQKAFLELRNSITSNHNLLAAVLYSDNTLKHTGIYDIECEVDRVGAGDAFVGGMIYGLITYPDNDQKALEYALAASALKNTVYGDFNHVMVEEVESLMQGNTSGRVSR is encoded by the coding sequence ATGTACAAGAAACAAATTGCCACTGATAAGAAAGTAATCACTTTTGGTGAAGTAATGCTGAGGCTTACCGCTCCTGATTTCCTTCGTTTTTCACAAACCAATCAAATGATAGCCACTTACGGTGGCAGTGAAGCTAATGTGGCCGTTTCGTTGGCTAACTTTGGTATTCCTACAGAATTCGTAACCCGCCTGCCGGACAATGCTGTGGCACGTGCCTGCATAGCTTCGCTCCGTGCTAACGGTTTAGGTACGGAAGGCATTGTTTTTGGTGGTAAGCGCATGGGACTTTATTTTCTGGAAAGTGGTGCGGCATTCCGTAATTCCAATGTGGTCTATGACCGTGAGGGTTCTTCTTTTGCCACATTGCGTCCAGGTATGATTGATTGGGAAAAGATATTCTCCGATGCTGGCTGGTTTCATTGGTCGGGCATTGCTGCTGCTTTGTCACAAGATGGTGCTGATGCATGCCGTGAGGCTCTTGAAATAGCTGACCGTATGGGATTGACTATCTCTTGTGATTTGAATTTCCGTAAGAAACTTTGGAACTATGGGAGTTCCGCTGCCGAAGTCATGCAGCCTTTGGTGCAATACAGTGATGTCATTTTCGGTGCCGAACCGGAATATAAAGAGATACTTGGCATACAACCTGTCGGTTTTAAAGCCGTAGATACTGAGGATACTACGTTTGAAGCAAGTCTTCCTGCTTTTGAAGACTTTGGTCGTCGGGTGGTGGAGCTTGTCCCTCGTTGCCAGAAGGCTTTTCTGGAACTTCGTAATTCTATTACTTCCAATCATAATCTACTGGCTGCCGTCCTCTATTCTGATAACACATTGAAGCATACAGGTATTTATGATATCGAGTGTGAGGTGGATCGCGTAGGTGCCGGCGATGCTTTTGTCGGCGGTATGATTTATGGTCTCATAACATATCCGGATAATGATCAAAAAGCGTTGGAATATGCTTTGGCTGCTTCTGCATTAAAGAATACCGTATACGGTGATTTTAATCATGTGATGGTGGAAGAAGTAGAGAGCCTGATGCAAGGAAATACATCAGGGAGGGTATCACGATAA
- the nhaC gene encoding Na+/H+ antiporter NhaC yields MKKIPSPLVSLLPIVLLVGMLFATIHTFGSDALEGGSQISLLTTTAFCVFIGIAFYRVPWKDYELAITNNISGVATAIIILLIIGALSGAWMISGIVPTLIYYGMQIIHPDFFLASTCIICALISVMTGSSWTTIATIGIALMGIGKAQGFNEGWIAGAIISGAYFGDKISPLSETTILASSITDVPLFRHIRYMLITTTPSLIITLIIFTVMGFVIETYSTAHMEDFATSLKDTFTITPWLLIVPLVTGILIARKIPSIITLFISTMLAGICAIIFQPDLLREIAGENNIFKGAMMTFYGSTGLDTGNSMLTDLVSTRGMAGMMDTVWLILCAMCFGGAMTASGMLGSITSVFVRFMKGRVSVVASTVCSGLFLNLTTADQYISIILTGNMFRNIYEKKGYENRLLSRTTEDAVTVTSPLIPWNTCGMTQATILNVSTLTYLPYCFFNIISPLMSILVAAIGYKIVKRPVNNPE; encoded by the coding sequence TTGAAAAAAATTCCCTCTCCTTTAGTTTCCCTCCTGCCTATCGTGTTGTTGGTAGGAATGTTATTTGCCACCATACATACATTCGGAAGTGACGCACTGGAAGGAGGTAGCCAGATTTCCCTACTGACCACTACTGCTTTTTGCGTATTCATAGGCATAGCATTCTACCGTGTCCCCTGGAAAGATTACGAGCTCGCTATTACAAATAATATTTCAGGAGTTGCTACAGCAATTATTATCTTGCTGATAATAGGTGCACTGAGCGGTGCATGGATGATAAGCGGCATTGTCCCTACCCTTATATATTATGGTATGCAAATTATTCATCCTGACTTTTTTCTGGCATCAACCTGTATCATCTGCGCACTAATCTCTGTCATGACGGGGAGCTCGTGGACAACAATCGCCACTATCGGTATCGCACTGATGGGTATTGGCAAAGCGCAAGGGTTCAACGAAGGATGGATAGCAGGAGCCATTATCTCCGGAGCATATTTTGGTGATAAAATCTCCCCGCTGTCGGAAACTACGATACTTGCTTCCTCCATAACAGACGTGCCCTTGTTCCGGCATATACGCTATATGTTAATTACAACCACTCCATCGTTGATTATCACACTGATCATCTTTACAGTAATGGGATTCGTCATCGAAACATACTCTACAGCGCACATGGAGGACTTTGCCACATCGCTGAAAGATACCTTCACAATCACTCCCTGGTTACTGATCGTTCCCTTAGTAACCGGAATACTTATTGCTCGAAAAATTCCGTCCATCATTACCTTGTTCATATCCACTATGCTGGCAGGTATTTGCGCCATCATCTTCCAACCGGATTTGCTACGTGAAATAGCAGGAGAAAATAACATCTTCAAAGGGGCAATGATGACATTCTACGGAAGCACCGGTCTGGATACCGGCAACAGTATGCTGACCGACCTTGTTTCTACACGTGGCATGGCTGGCATGATGGACACGGTCTGGTTGATTCTTTGTGCCATGTGTTTCGGAGGTGCCATGACAGCAAGCGGTATGCTGGGTAGTATAACTTCAGTCTTTGTACGTTTCATGAAAGGAAGAGTCAGCGTTGTAGCATCCACTGTTTGTTCCGGACTGTTTCTCAATCTGACTACCGCCGACCAATACATCAGTATTATTCTCACCGGAAACATGTTTCGCAATATTTATGAGAAAAAAGGATATGAGAACCGATTATTAAGCCGTACTACGGAAGATGCTGTTACCGTGACCTCCCCTCTGATACCATGGAATACCTGCGGAATGACGCAGGCAACGATATTGAACGTATCTACGCTGACCTATCTTCCTTATTGCTTTTTCAACATTATCAGTCCATTAATGAGCATCCTCGTCGCGGCCATCGGATATAAAATTGTGAAGCGTCCCGTGAACAATCCCGAATAA
- a CDS encoding DUF4251 domain-containing protein: MKKFIALVALVMMSAATTAMYAQESRAERRADRKAQRDAERARLKAEEQVADAVSYDDAVAALKAHQFVLEADQVMFRNGQTAFVNSNTNFVLVNQGRGTVQVAFNTVYPGPNGIGGVTVDGSTSDMQITTDKKGNVNCQFSIQGIGISAQIFISLTNGGNNATVTISPNFNSNTMTLTGNLVPLSQSSIFKGRSW, encoded by the coding sequence ATGAAAAAGTTTATTGCATTAGTAGCATTAGTGATGATGAGTGCGGCAACAACCGCCATGTATGCACAAGAAAGTAGAGCGGAACGCCGCGCAGACCGTAAGGCTCAAAGAGACGCTGAACGCGCCCGCCTGAAAGCTGAAGAACAAGTAGCCGACGCAGTATCGTATGATGACGCTGTAGCCGCATTGAAAGCCCACCAATTCGTACTGGAAGCCGACCAGGTAATGTTCCGTAACGGACAGACAGCTTTCGTTAACTCCAACACCAACTTCGTACTGGTAAATCAAGGACGTGGTACCGTACAAGTAGCATTCAACACGGTATATCCCGGTCCTAACGGTATCGGTGGTGTAACTGTAGATGGTTCTACCTCGGATATGCAGATTACAACTGACAAGAAAGGTAACGTTAACTGCCAGTTCAGTATTCAGGGTATCGGTATCTCTGCACAGATTTTCATTTCGCTGACTAACGGTGGAAACAATGCTACCGTAACCATCAGCCCGAATTTCAACTCCAATACGATGACGCTGACTGGTAATCTCGTTCCATTAAGCCAATCCAGCATCTTTAAAGGACGCTCTTGGTAA
- a CDS encoding LuxR C-terminal-related transcriptional regulator — protein MREFIIADNQDITKAGMMFLLSSQKDTALLLEADNKTELVQQLRLHPQAVVILDYTLFDFSGADELIVLHERFKEADWLLFSDELSMEFLRQVLFSSMAFGVVLKDNSKEEILSALQCASRKERFICNHVSNLLLSGNNASPVRHTLKDDLLTPAERSVLKEIALGKTTKEIAAEKNLSFHTVNSHRKNIFRKLGVNNVHEATKYAMKAGIVDLVEYYI, from the coding sequence ATGAGAGAATTTATCATCGCAGACAATCAGGACATCACCAAAGCAGGTATGATGTTTCTACTCAGTAGTCAGAAAGACACAGCCTTGTTACTGGAAGCAGATAACAAAACCGAATTAGTTCAGCAACTGCGTCTGCATCCGCAGGCAGTAGTGATACTGGACTATACGTTATTTGATTTTTCTGGTGCAGATGAGTTAATTGTACTGCATGAGCGTTTTAAAGAAGCCGACTGGCTCCTGTTCTCTGATGAATTGAGCATGGAATTTCTCCGACAGGTATTGTTCAGCAGTATGGCTTTCGGAGTAGTGTTGAAGGATAATTCAAAAGAAGAAATACTGTCTGCATTGCAATGCGCTTCGCGAAAGGAGCGTTTTATCTGTAATCATGTCAGTAATCTATTGCTGTCCGGCAACAATGCATCTCCCGTACGCCACACACTGAAAGATGATTTACTGACGCCGGCGGAACGGAGTGTACTGAAAGAAATTGCTCTGGGAAAGACTACGAAAGAAATTGCGGCGGAGAAGAACCTTAGCTTTCATACGGTAAACAGCCACCGCAAAAACATATTCCGTAAATTAGGAGTGAATAATGTGCACGAAGCTACAAAATATGCTATGAAGGCAGGAATTGTGGATTTAGTGGAATACTATATATAA
- the mnmA gene encoding tRNA 2-thiouridine(34) synthase MnmA — MNISVLLSGGVDSSVVVHLLCEQGYRPSLFYIKIGMDGTDYMDCSAEEDWEMATAIAHRYGLPLEMVDLQKEYWEQVAAYAIDKIRRGLTPNPDVMCNRFIKFGCFEQKVGKEFDFTATGHYATTVHKDGKVWLGTAVDPVKDQTDFLAQIDYLQVSKLMFPLGGLMKQEVRDIARNAGLPTARRRDSQGICFLGKINYNDFVRRFLGERQGDIVEWETGKKIGTHRGYWFHTIGQRKGLGLSGGPWFVIRKDVEANVLYVSRGYDTQWQYGREFKIHDFHFITENPWLHNQEVDVTFKIRHTPEFMKGKLIREGEIYHIVSSENLQGIAPGQFGVVYDKASRICIGSGEIGI; from the coding sequence ATGAATATATCTGTTTTATTATCAGGAGGTGTTGATAGTTCAGTTGTCGTACACCTTCTTTGTGAGCAAGGGTATCGGCCGTCTCTGTTTTATATTAAGATAGGAATGGATGGCACCGACTATATGGATTGTTCTGCTGAAGAAGATTGGGAGATGGCTACGGCTATTGCACATCGCTACGGATTGCCTTTGGAAATGGTAGATTTGCAGAAAGAATATTGGGAACAAGTTGCTGCTTATGCCATTGATAAAATTCGTCGTGGATTGACTCCTAATCCGGATGTGATGTGTAACCGCTTCATTAAGTTCGGTTGCTTTGAACAGAAGGTAGGCAAAGAGTTTGATTTTACTGCTACCGGTCATTATGCCACTACGGTCCATAAAGATGGTAAGGTATGGTTGGGTACAGCTGTCGATCCTGTAAAGGACCAGACAGATTTTCTTGCACAGATTGATTACTTGCAAGTCTCCAAACTGATGTTCCCCCTTGGTGGATTGATGAAACAGGAAGTACGAGACATTGCCCGCAATGCAGGACTGCCTACCGCCCGTCGCCGTGACAGTCAGGGCATTTGTTTTCTGGGAAAGATCAACTACAATGACTTTGTACGTCGTTTCCTTGGTGAACGGCAAGGAGATATTGTAGAATGGGAGACTGGAAAGAAAATCGGTACACACCGGGGGTACTGGTTTCATACCATCGGGCAGCGCAAAGGATTGGGCTTAAGTGGTGGTCCTTGGTTTGTCATTCGGAAAGACGTTGAGGCAAATGTTCTTTATGTCTCACGGGGATATGATACCCAATGGCAGTACGGGCGTGAATTTAAGATTCATGATTTTCATTTTATTACAGAAAATCCCTGGTTACATAATCAGGAAGTCGATGTGACTTTTAAAATCCGCCATACACCGGAATTTATGAAAGGAAAACTGATACGGGAAGGGGAGATCTATCATATTGTATCTTCTGAAAATTTGCAGGGCATTGCTCCCGGACAATTCGGTGTCGTATATGATAAAGCTTCCCGGATATGTATCGGCAGTGGAGAGATTGGTATTTGA